Proteins encoded by one window of Vampirovibrionales bacterium:
- a CDS encoding AMP-binding protein: MSLLFEALRAKVAEHPDKTALIEDDARWTYAQVSQRVIKLSDTLAKQGLRAGDRVALMFLNQKEFLLGLFAALRLGLVVVPINIQLPPEDIAYVILNSGARLVMTTARFAPLFEGKGIPLLVANQGDAPQFPSLEAATDAGDDAYWPDFERDANTLSFLIYTSGTTGRPKGVMLTEENIYANTQGFREAVGFEESDVLLMALPLFHAYGLTVCLYAFTLGATIALSPSFNPRKIISLIAQERVTVLPLVPTVLSFLAENLTTLDRDLFRSLKMCITGGASLPQSLLRKLRDEANLVVLEGYGLTEASPVVAVNRVASGNIAGSVGKPLFNVQVRIVGDDNRPFEWRAGEETPLGEIQVKGPNVMMGYYGLEDATREAMADNGWLRTGDLGHLDGDGNLYISGGRKKDLIIKAGENLSPLRIEEALLSHPAVAEACVFGVPDERLGEDIFAAFALRHGQSVEINALRKYCLERLTPFMTPRYFRVYDELPKNATGKILRKRLEEENAQAAQSSVS, translated from the coding sequence ATGAGCTTGTTATTTGAGGCCTTGCGCGCCAAGGTCGCCGAACATCCGGATAAGACGGCGCTGATCGAAGACGACGCGCGCTGGACCTATGCACAGGTAAGTCAGCGGGTCATTAAGCTGTCGGACACCCTCGCCAAACAGGGCTTACGCGCCGGCGACCGCGTAGCGCTCATGTTTCTGAACCAGAAAGAGTTTTTACTGGGGCTATTTGCCGCCCTGCGCCTGGGGCTGGTAGTGGTTCCGATTAATATTCAGCTCCCACCGGAAGACATCGCCTACGTGATCCTGAATTCCGGCGCGCGGCTGGTGATGACGACCGCTCGATTCGCGCCGCTATTTGAAGGCAAAGGCATTCCGCTGTTGGTCGCCAATCAGGGTGACGCGCCCCAGTTTCCATCGCTGGAAGCCGCGACCGACGCGGGCGACGACGCCTATTGGCCAGACTTCGAGCGAGACGCCAACACGTTGAGCTTTTTAATCTATACCTCCGGTACGACAGGCCGCCCCAAGGGGGTCATGCTGACCGAAGAAAATATCTATGCCAATACGCAGGGCTTCCGCGAGGCCGTGGGCTTTGAGGAAAGCGACGTGCTGCTGATGGCGCTGCCCTTGTTCCATGCCTATGGCCTGACGGTCTGCCTCTATGCGTTTACGCTGGGGGCGACCATCGCGCTGTCGCCGTCGTTTAATCCGCGCAAGATCATCTCGCTCATTGCGCAAGAACGCGTGACCGTGCTGCCACTGGTGCCGACCGTGCTGAGCTTTCTGGCCGAAAACCTGACCACGCTCGACCGGGATCTCTTTCGCTCTCTCAAAATGTGCATCACCGGCGGGGCCAGTCTGCCTCAGTCGTTGTTGCGAAAGTTGCGAGACGAGGCCAATCTGGTGGTGCTGGAAGGCTACGGCCTGACGGAAGCTTCGCCCGTAGTCGCCGTGAATCGCGTAGCGAGCGGCAATATCGCCGGGTCAGTCGGCAAGCCCCTGTTTAACGTGCAGGTGCGCATCGTTGGCGACGACAACCGTCCGTTTGAGTGGCGGGCGGGAGAAGAGACCCCGCTGGGCGAAATTCAGGTAAAAGGACCCAATGTCATGATGGGGTACTACGGCCTGGAAGACGCTACGCGAGAAGCCATGGCGGACAATGGGTGGCTCAGGACCGGCGATCTGGGGCATCTGGACGGCGACGGGAACCTGTATATTTCCGGCGGGCGCAAAAAAGACCTGATTATCAAGGCGGGCGAAAACCTGTCACCGCTGCGCATTGAAGAAGCCCTGCTGTCGCACCCTGCTGTGGCGGAAGCCTGTGTGTTTGGCGTGCCCGATGAGCGACTGGGAGAAGATATCTTCGCCGCGTTTGCGCTGCGTCATGGCCAGAGCGTGGAAATTAACGCTCTGCGCAAATATTGCCTTGAGCGCCTTACGCCGTTTATGACGCCGCGTTATTTTCGCGTCTACGACGAGCTCCCCAAAAACGCCACTGGCAAGATTCTCCGCAAACGTCTGGAAGAAGAGAACGCGCAGGCCGCCCAGTCGTCCGTTTCGTAG
- a CDS encoding response regulator, which produces MTSDCGSLVTGSVIPLNIAPNAFLTSEKQATALVIGAMGYINVQIKSALRRLGYDIVLAENVEDVGQLITNHDYQYVILDLNIPTPHEGLRMLDDLKKSAILHDLSFKIIAMSCGGSCAHLQQEAVGRGADQFLWRENDWQNRLSRFIEAAR; this is translated from the coding sequence ATGACTTCTGACTGTGGCAGCCTTGTTACGGGATCAGTAATCCCTTTGAATATCGCTCCCAACGCTTTCTTAACCAGCGAAAAACAGGCCACCGCGCTGGTCATTGGCGCCATGGGCTATATCAACGTCCAGATCAAGTCCGCGCTGCGCCGTCTTGGCTATGACATCGTGCTCGCAGAAAACGTGGAAGACGTGGGTCAGCTCATCACCAACCACGATTACCAGTACGTCATTCTCGATTTAAACATCCCCACCCCTCACGAAGGCTTGCGCATGCTGGACGATCTCAAAAAGAGCGCCATTTTACACGATCTCAGCTTTAAGATTATTGCCATGTCGTGCGGCGGGTCATGCGCTCATCTCCAGCAAGAGGCGGTCGGACGCGGCGCCGATCAGTTTTTATGGCGCGAAAACGACTGGCAAAACCGTCTGAGCCGCTTCATCGAAGCCGCTCGCTAA